In one window of Micromonospora cathayae DNA:
- a CDS encoding DUF397 domain-containing protein, with the protein MVDLSDAKWRKSTRSGSNGGDCVEVATNLPDIVAVRDSKDPAGPALTFISGSWASFTRSIRSSH; encoded by the coding sequence GTGGTTGATCTCAGCGATGCCAAGTGGCGCAAGAGCACCCGCAGCGGCAGCAACGGGGGTGACTGCGTCGAGGTCGCGACCAACCTCCCTGACATCGTCGCCGTACGCGACAGCAAGGACCCGGCTGGTCCGGCCCTCACCTTCATCTCCGGAAGCTGGGCTTCCTTCACCCGGTCGATCCGCTCGTCGCACTGA
- a CDS encoding DUF5753 domain-containing protein, translated as MTEGERERLVEVRLQRQTLLRRRLPPPPKLEVILAEAALLRTVGSAAIMVDQLRHLLDVGELPNVSVRVLPLPAGLHRGVEAGTFVILDFPLDKRTTPEPSVVYCESWTGALYLDRPEEYAAHEKAWTSLDELALDETQSRHLISKIHVEVHRG; from the coding sequence GTGACGGAGGGAGAGCGGGAGCGGCTGGTCGAGGTGCGCCTGCAACGGCAGACCCTTCTCCGCCGCAGGCTGCCGCCGCCGCCCAAGCTCGAAGTGATCTTGGCCGAGGCAGCGTTGCTCCGCACGGTAGGCAGCGCGGCCATCATGGTTGATCAGCTTCGCCACCTGCTGGATGTCGGGGAGCTACCCAACGTTTCCGTGCGGGTGCTCCCGTTGCCAGCCGGCCTCCATCGGGGTGTGGAGGCGGGCACCTTCGTCATCCTCGACTTCCCTCTCGACAAGCGGACCACTCCGGAGCCATCGGTGGTCTACTGCGAGTCGTGGACGGGGGCCCTCTACCTGGACCGGCCGGAAGAGTACGCAGCCCATGAAAAGGCATGGACGAGCCTCGATGAGCTGGCACTCGATGAGACACAATCAAGGCACCTGATCAGCAAGATCCATGTGGAGGTCCACCGTGGTTGA
- a CDS encoding class I SAM-dependent methyltransferase yields the protein MGAGFSGEVATYYARHRRGYPPEVLDALVGAFGLGPGDTVVDLGCGTGQLSLPLAARVGAVIGVDPEPDMLALARQAAHNTARPDAARPDATWLLGDDSDLPALGRLLGDRMIGALTVAVAIHFMDRDALFRAVRPMLRPGGGIAVVTNGAPLWLQDAEWSRVLRECLERLIGHPVTGTCQTDGAGRLRNRDALVRAGYRYAESLVEYDAPLTIDDMVGGVFSAMSADRLPSTPDRATFTEEVRDALGGRDRVTERVRVWLQFGTTGSARSGRPSASGRTRPA from the coding sequence ATGGGCGCGGGTTTCAGCGGTGAGGTGGCGACGTACTACGCGAGGCACCGACGCGGTTACCCGCCCGAGGTGCTCGATGCCCTCGTCGGAGCGTTCGGCCTCGGCCCCGGAGACACGGTGGTCGACCTCGGCTGCGGCACCGGTCAGTTGAGCCTCCCGCTCGCCGCCCGGGTGGGGGCCGTCATCGGGGTGGACCCGGAGCCGGACATGCTGGCCCTGGCCCGCCAGGCCGCCCACAACACCGCAAGACCCGACGCTGCAAGACCCGACGCCACGTGGCTGCTCGGTGATGACAGCGACCTGCCCGCATTGGGCCGGCTACTCGGCGACCGGATGATCGGCGCGCTGACCGTTGCCGTCGCCATCCACTTCATGGACCGCGACGCGCTGTTCAGGGCCGTCCGACCGATGCTGCGTCCAGGCGGCGGCATCGCCGTGGTCACCAACGGCGCACCGCTGTGGCTACAGGACGCCGAGTGGTCCCGGGTACTGCGCGAATGCCTGGAACGGCTGATCGGGCACCCGGTCACCGGGACGTGCCAGACCGACGGGGCCGGCCGCCTGCGCAACCGGGACGCCCTCGTCCGCGCCGGCTACCGGTACGCGGAGTCGCTGGTGGAGTACGACGCTCCGCTCACCATCGACGACATGGTCGGCGGCGTCTTCTCCGCCATGTCGGCCGACCGGCTGCCCTCCACGCCGGACCGGGCCACCTTCACCGAAGAGGTCCGCGACGCCCTCGGCGGGCGCGACCGGGTCACCGAGCGGGTCCGCGTCTGGCTACAGTTCGGCACAACCGGGTCTGCCCGGTCAGGTCGGCCGTCTGCCTCAGGGCGGACGCGTCCGGCATGA
- a CDS encoding MSMEG_1061 family FMN-dependent PPOX-type flavoprotein, with translation MKPAPTTSAFDSLRRDAVPDQAALRRVYERPNDAAVRKQMTELTEQTRRLIACSSLVFVASVDAEGNCDVSPRGGPAGFVAVLDARTVAIPDATGNKRLDTLQNVIATGRAGLLFVIPGRTTTLRMNGRACVSTRPELLSQLTAVGKPPVSALVLGIDEVYPHCPKSLLRGGAWKPEQWLPADAQPTSAEVTLAQLRTPGLTIADIERTEADALRYRYE, from the coding sequence ATGAAGCCGGCCCCCACCACCAGCGCCTTCGACTCGCTGCGCCGCGACGCCGTGCCCGACCAGGCGGCGCTGCGGCGGGTGTACGAACGTCCCAACGACGCGGCCGTACGGAAGCAGATGACCGAACTGACCGAGCAGACCCGACGGTTGATCGCCTGCTCGTCGCTGGTCTTCGTCGCCAGCGTGGACGCCGAGGGCAACTGCGACGTCTCCCCCCGCGGCGGCCCCGCCGGTTTCGTCGCCGTCCTGGACGCCCGCACGGTGGCGATCCCGGACGCCACCGGCAACAAGCGTCTGGACACCCTGCAGAACGTCATCGCCACCGGACGGGCCGGGCTGCTGTTCGTCATCCCGGGGCGCACCACCACGCTCAGAATGAACGGCCGGGCGTGCGTCTCCACCCGCCCCGAGCTGCTGTCGCAGCTGACCGCCGTGGGCAAGCCGCCGGTCAGTGCGCTGGTGCTGGGAATCGACGAGGTCTATCCGCACTGCCCCAAGTCGCTGCTGCGCGGCGGGGCCTGGAAGCCGGAGCAGTGGTTGCCGGCGGACGCCCAACCGACCTCGGCCGAGGTGACACTCGCCCAGCTGCGGACCCCAGGGCTGACCATCGCCGACATCGAGCGGACGGAGGCGGACGCGCTGAGGTACCGGTACGAGTAG
- a CDS encoding S8 family peptidase, with the protein MKRVGVTRRRRLVGAIATAGMAALFLSATASPVAAAEGRILGAGNPDAIPNSYIVVFKESRAADTRAATRQLAAKFDVRVEHTYSHAVRGFAGTMSPADARRLAAQPEVAYVEQNAEVRTTATQPNPPSWGLDRIDQPDLPLNSSYTYPNTAGNVRAYVIDTGIRTTHTDFGGRASWGTNTTGDGNDSDCNGHGTHVAGTIGGAAYGVAKEVSLIAVKVLNCAGSGSWAGVTAGVDWVTAHHGPGVPAVANMSLGGTGSNTTLENAVRNSIADGVVYALASGNNNSDACNFTPARVPEAITVNASTRTDARASFSNWGTCTDIFAPGEGITSAWHTGDTATNTISGTSMASPHVAGAAALVLGANPGLSPDQVAGTLYANATPNKITSPGTGSPNRLLHVPSGTVTPGTATLYRHVNGPDHVSSTSVSIGGYTREGPLGKVHNQAVAGTKPIYQCIVGGWDYMTSLDSNCEGQGRAGLIGYVYDSPPAQPHQAFYRCLVRGNADHFDSNDANCEGQIAEGLTGYLLL; encoded by the coding sequence ATGAAGAGAGTCGGCGTAACCCGGCGACGGCGGTTGGTCGGTGCGATCGCGACAGCCGGTATGGCCGCCCTGTTCCTGTCGGCGACCGCGTCCCCGGTGGCCGCGGCGGAGGGTCGGATCCTCGGTGCCGGCAACCCGGATGCCATCCCCAACAGCTACATCGTGGTCTTCAAGGAGAGCAGGGCGGCTGACACCCGGGCGGCGACCCGTCAGCTGGCGGCGAAGTTCGACGTGCGGGTGGAGCACACCTACTCGCACGCGGTGCGCGGGTTCGCCGGCACGATGAGCCCGGCCGACGCCCGCCGGCTCGCGGCCCAGCCCGAGGTGGCGTACGTCGAGCAGAACGCCGAGGTGCGGACCACCGCGACCCAGCCGAACCCGCCGTCCTGGGGGCTCGACCGGATCGACCAGCCGGACCTGCCGCTGAACAGCAGTTACACGTACCCGAACACGGCGGGCAACGTCCGGGCGTACGTGATCGACACCGGCATCCGGACCACGCACACCGACTTCGGCGGCCGGGCGTCCTGGGGTACCAACACCACCGGCGACGGCAACGACTCCGACTGCAACGGCCACGGCACGCACGTGGCGGGCACCATCGGCGGCGCGGCGTACGGGGTGGCCAAGGAGGTGTCGCTGATCGCGGTCAAGGTGCTCAACTGCGCGGGTTCGGGCAGCTGGGCAGGGGTGACCGCCGGGGTGGACTGGGTGACCGCCCACCACGGCCCCGGGGTGCCGGCGGTGGCGAACATGAGTCTCGGCGGCACCGGCAGCAACACCACGCTGGAGAACGCCGTCCGTAACTCGATCGCCGACGGTGTCGTCTACGCGCTCGCCTCGGGCAACAACAACAGCGACGCCTGCAACTTCACCCCGGCCCGGGTGCCCGAGGCGATCACGGTCAACGCCAGCACCCGCACCGACGCGCGCGCGTCGTTCTCCAACTGGGGCACCTGCACCGACATCTTCGCCCCGGGCGAGGGCATCACCTCGGCCTGGCACACCGGCGACACCGCGACCAACACCATCAGCGGCACCTCGATGGCCAGCCCGCACGTGGCCGGCGCCGCCGCCCTGGTGCTCGGTGCCAACCCGGGGCTGAGCCCGGACCAGGTCGCCGGCACCCTCTACGCGAACGCCACCCCGAACAAGATCACCAGCCCGGGTACCGGCTCGCCGAACCGGCTGCTGCACGTTCCCTCCGGCACCGTCACGCCCGGTACGGCCACCCTCTACCGGCACGTGAACGGTCCCGACCACGTCAGCAGCACCAGCGTCTCGATCGGCGGCTACACCCGTGAGGGTCCCCTCGGGAAGGTGCACAACCAGGCCGTCGCGGGCACGAAGCCGATCTACCAGTGCATCGTCGGTGGTTGGGACTACATGACCTCCCTTGACTCGAACTGCGAGGGCCAGGGCCGCGCCGGCCTCATCGGCTACGTGTACGACTCACCGCCGGCCCAGCCGCACCAGGCGTTCTACCGCTGCCTGGTGCGGGGCAACGCCGACCACTTCGACTCGAACGACGCCAACTGTGAGGGCCAGATCGCCGAGGGCCTGACGGGTTACCTGCTCCTCTGA
- a CDS encoding helix-turn-helix domain-containing GNAT family N-acetyltransferase encodes MEPDLIERVRDFNRFYTERLGLLTDHYLGLDRPLGPSRLLWEIGDRAAVRHLRDRLGLDSGYLSRLLRSLEEQGLVRVAPHPTDGRARIAELTDAGRREREILDDRSRAGATALLGELDAGQQQELVAAQQQIRRLLRLATVTITPVAADDPRAWWCLRRYAAELAGRFPEGYDEATLTPPEELTGSILLACEDGRPAGCGAWVHLAPGVAEIRHLWTDVTCRGLGLGRRLMERLEADAAEHGVGTVRLGTHRALAEAIALYRSSGYHQIAAYSPSPYNQLCFEKSL; translated from the coding sequence GTGGAGCCTGACCTGATCGAGCGGGTACGCGACTTCAACCGCTTCTACACCGAGCGCCTCGGCCTGCTCACCGATCACTACCTCGGTCTCGACCGCCCCCTCGGGCCGTCCCGGCTGCTCTGGGAGATCGGCGACCGGGCCGCCGTCCGTCACCTACGCGACCGCCTCGGCCTCGACTCCGGCTACCTGAGCCGGCTGCTGCGATCCCTCGAGGAGCAGGGCCTGGTCCGCGTCGCCCCGCACCCCACCGACGGGCGGGCCCGGATCGCCGAACTCACCGACGCCGGCCGACGGGAACGCGAGATCCTCGACGACCGGTCCCGGGCCGGCGCGACCGCCCTGCTCGGCGAACTCGATGCGGGCCAGCAGCAGGAACTGGTGGCCGCCCAGCAGCAGATCCGGCGGCTGCTCCGGTTGGCGACCGTCACGATCACCCCGGTCGCGGCGGACGACCCACGGGCCTGGTGGTGCCTGCGCCGTTACGCGGCCGAGCTGGCCGGACGCTTCCCGGAGGGCTACGACGAGGCGACCTTGACCCCGCCCGAGGAGCTGACCGGAAGCATCCTGCTCGCCTGCGAGGACGGCAGACCCGCCGGGTGCGGGGCGTGGGTCCACCTGGCGCCCGGGGTCGCGGAGATCCGTCACCTGTGGACCGACGTCACCTGTCGGGGCCTCGGCCTGGGCAGACGCCTCATGGAGCGGCTGGAGGCCGACGCCGCCGAGCACGGCGTGGGCACCGTCCGGCTGGGCACGCACCGTGCACTCGCCGAGGCGATCGCGCTGTACCGCAGCAGCGGTTACCACCAGATCGCCGCCTACAGCCCCTCGCCGTACAACCAGCTCTGCTTCGAGAAGTCCCTGTGA
- a CDS encoding helix-turn-helix domain-containing protein yields the protein MPEDIGSTVPRRQLGRLLRQFRTEAGVTLDAAAEALEYSRQKIWRIESGTGSVRVLDVRAMCELYGVSPELTESMRALAVQTRAKGWWQGYADVLPAWFELYVGLESAAAHLRGHGESVVPGLLQTQEYAQALHRLDHPRAGETERDRAVAFTLRRQALLTRRTPTAPRVRQILSEAVLRRTVGGPALMTAQLQHLVDASGPGNVSVRVLPLAAGPPPGAAAGTFVILDFPTPRGGRAAAEPSVVYHESLTGALYLDKPDEVQAYEDTWRGLDRLALNESDSIDLIKQVIGELRHD from the coding sequence ATGCCGGAAGACATCGGATCGACGGTGCCCCGCCGACAGCTCGGTCGGCTGCTGCGCCAGTTCCGCACCGAGGCAGGTGTCACGCTCGACGCCGCCGCCGAGGCGCTGGAGTACAGCCGGCAGAAGATCTGGCGCATCGAGTCCGGCACCGGATCGGTCCGCGTCCTCGACGTCAGGGCGATGTGCGAGTTGTACGGGGTGTCACCGGAGTTGACCGAGTCGATGCGCGCACTGGCCGTACAGACCCGGGCGAAGGGCTGGTGGCAGGGGTACGCCGACGTGCTGCCGGCCTGGTTCGAGCTGTACGTCGGCCTGGAGTCCGCCGCCGCGCACCTGCGGGGCCACGGTGAGTCGGTGGTCCCCGGCCTGTTGCAGACCCAGGAGTACGCCCAGGCGTTGCACCGGCTCGACCACCCCCGGGCCGGCGAGACGGAACGGGACCGGGCGGTCGCTTTCACGCTGCGCCGGCAGGCCCTGCTGACCCGTCGTACGCCGACCGCGCCCCGGGTCCGGCAGATCCTCTCCGAGGCGGTGCTGCGGCGCACGGTCGGCGGGCCCGCCCTGATGACCGCGCAGTTGCAGCACCTCGTCGACGCGAGCGGACCGGGCAACGTGTCGGTCCGTGTCCTGCCGTTGGCCGCCGGGCCGCCACCGGGCGCGGCGGCGGGCACCTTCGTGATCCTCGACTTCCCCACCCCCCGGGGCGGTCGGGCCGCCGCCGAACCGTCGGTGGTCTACCACGAGTCGCTCACCGGAGCGCTCTACCTGGACAAGCCGGACGAGGTGCAGGCGTACGAGGACACCTGGCGGGGGCTGGACCGGCTGGCCCTCAACGAGAGCGACTCCATCGACCTGATCAAACAGGTCATCGGGGAGCTCCGGCACGACTGA
- a CDS encoding helicase HerA domain-containing protein, translating into MIGPNERAALEALSFNPAATPDDVWRPSPYDVPELHEQVVRDILHGVGRARRADVGQPLGVAMQGRAGSGKTHLLGAVRDQIQRKGGYFFLVNLINGRTFWESVALALVEGLGRDAIGWGTQLTTLLRRLSAQFGVPAPVRDAVAGRTPITRADLDVFVRALRGYDREVGRDAQDTARALVLHGSAEYEAQDVGYAHLISEPGDPAARTFWGLAGPVRSPQQIVQDISRLAALTLEPTIIAVDQLDTLFAQTSTAFFDRHEGLEEATARAVGPVADGLLTLRDVTRRTLTVLSCLPDTWTLLTRSAPTPVADRFRTAVLPDRIPTPEIGRAIVEKRFTAAYRDLRFTPPHPTWPIAPGAFADAPDLTPRALLRRVDRHVTACRERNEVTELTRLIEVGPATVDPPPAAADPADSTRSDRKAGPGGPDRLGRLDARFTELVTAARGTDAMRPDTEDVRMPELLGAGLAAWIGEQAPTGATYRHDPPPGRKPALHGRLVEVLDEATENEAHWCFRAVTSDNAIAVLSRVRAACTMAGLDREVPQRRLVLLRNGPWPSGRRTTEVLTAFHAAGGTVHAVTDDDLRVFAALRALAAEADPAYPDWLVARRPASRTTLLRAVLGDPAGSRSAPTAARPASSPTTRDSAGPPPAAHPVAPSTSGNPAGAAGDAATSPAVVGPVPGGHRPTIRLGHVVTDGRPFEVDLASLRRHSVIFAGSGSGKTVLIRRLVEECARQGVSAIVLDPNNDLARLGDPWPRPPAGWLPGDEDRARDYLDHTEVVVWTPRVTAGRPLSFQPLPDFTPVRDSPDEFDQAIRSAVEALAPRAGVAGTTKLAQQGRAVLTEALQAYARSGMLGLPGFTEFLADLPDGVSRMARAEKLAHEVAETLKAAMVTDPLFGGIGAPADPGMLLTPTPGRRARVSVVSFVGLTSDQQRQSFVNQLQMALFAWIRRHPAGDRPLGGLFVMDEAQTLAPSTGHTACTASSIALASQARKYGLGLVFATQAPKGLHNQISGNATSQFFGLLNSPAQIEAARGLAQAKGGRLPDIGLLGSGEFYAAGEGSPLVKVRTPMCLSHHPSAPLSPEEVIARSR; encoded by the coding sequence ATGATCGGGCCGAACGAACGCGCCGCGCTGGAGGCGCTCAGCTTCAACCCGGCGGCCACCCCCGACGACGTCTGGCGGCCGTCCCCGTACGACGTGCCGGAACTGCACGAGCAGGTGGTCCGCGACATCCTGCACGGGGTCGGGCGGGCACGTCGGGCCGACGTCGGTCAGCCGCTCGGCGTGGCGATGCAGGGGCGGGCCGGCTCGGGCAAGACGCATCTGCTCGGCGCGGTACGCGACCAGATCCAACGCAAGGGCGGCTACTTCTTCCTGGTCAACCTGATCAACGGGAGGACGTTCTGGGAGAGCGTGGCGCTCGCTCTGGTGGAGGGCCTGGGTCGGGACGCGATCGGGTGGGGCACCCAGCTCACCACCCTGCTGCGCCGGCTCTCGGCCCAGTTCGGCGTTCCCGCGCCGGTGCGGGACGCGGTCGCCGGCCGTACCCCGATCACCCGGGCCGACCTGGACGTCTTCGTCCGGGCGCTGCGCGGCTACGACCGGGAGGTCGGCCGGGACGCGCAGGACACCGCGCGGGCGCTGGTGCTGCACGGCTCTGCCGAGTACGAGGCCCAGGACGTCGGGTACGCGCACCTGATCTCGGAGCCGGGCGATCCGGCGGCCCGTACGTTCTGGGGGCTGGCCGGGCCGGTGCGGTCCCCGCAGCAGATCGTGCAGGACATCTCCCGGCTGGCGGCGCTGACCCTGGAGCCGACCATCATCGCGGTGGACCAGCTCGACACCCTCTTCGCGCAGACCAGCACGGCGTTCTTCGACCGGCACGAGGGGCTGGAGGAGGCGACCGCCCGGGCGGTCGGGCCGGTCGCCGACGGGCTGCTGACGTTGCGGGACGTCACCCGCCGGACACTGACCGTCCTCTCCTGTCTTCCCGACACCTGGACGCTGCTCACCCGCAGCGCACCCACCCCGGTCGCCGACCGGTTCCGCACCGCCGTCCTGCCGGACCGGATCCCCACCCCGGAGATCGGGCGGGCGATCGTGGAGAAGCGGTTCACCGCGGCGTACCGGGACCTGCGGTTCACCCCACCCCATCCGACCTGGCCGATCGCGCCCGGGGCGTTCGCCGACGCCCCGGACCTCACGCCGCGGGCGCTGCTGCGCCGGGTCGACCGGCACGTCACGGCGTGCCGGGAGCGGAACGAGGTCACCGAACTGACCCGGCTGATCGAGGTGGGCCCGGCGACCGTGGACCCACCACCGGCCGCTGCCGACCCGGCTGATTCCACCAGGTCGGACAGGAAGGCCGGACCCGGCGGACCGGACCGGCTGGGCCGGCTCGATGCCCGGTTCACCGAGCTGGTCACGGCGGCCCGGGGCACCGACGCGATGCGGCCCGACACCGAGGACGTCCGGATGCCGGAACTGCTCGGGGCGGGCCTGGCCGCGTGGATCGGCGAGCAGGCACCGACCGGTGCGACGTACCGGCACGACCCACCGCCCGGACGGAAACCGGCCCTGCACGGCCGGCTGGTCGAGGTGCTCGACGAGGCCACCGAGAACGAGGCGCACTGGTGTTTCCGGGCGGTCACCAGCGACAACGCGATCGCCGTGTTGAGCCGGGTCCGGGCCGCCTGCACGATGGCCGGGCTGGACCGGGAGGTGCCGCAGCGGCGGCTGGTGCTGCTGCGCAACGGGCCGTGGCCCAGCGGTCGGCGGACCACCGAGGTGCTGACGGCGTTCCACGCGGCCGGGGGCACTGTGCACGCCGTCACCGACGACGACCTGCGGGTCTTCGCCGCGCTGCGGGCGCTGGCCGCCGAGGCGGACCCGGCGTACCCGGACTGGCTGGTCGCCCGACGGCCGGCCAGCCGCACCACCCTGCTGCGGGCGGTGCTGGGTGACCCGGCCGGCAGCCGGTCGGCCCCGACCGCCGCCCGGCCGGCCTCCTCGCCGACCACCCGGGACTCGGCCGGGCCACCGCCCGCAGCGCACCCGGTCGCGCCGTCGACCAGCGGGAACCCGGCCGGGGCGGCCGGGGACGCGGCCACGTCGCCGGCCGTGGTCGGGCCGGTCCCGGGCGGGCACCGGCCGACGATCCGGCTGGGCCACGTCGTCACGGACGGTCGCCCGTTCGAGGTGGACCTCGCCTCGCTGCGCCGGCACAGCGTGATCTTCGCCGGCTCGGGTTCCGGCAAGACCGTGCTGATCCGGCGGTTGGTGGAGGAGTGCGCCCGGCAGGGCGTCTCGGCGATCGTGCTGGACCCGAACAACGACCTGGCCCGGTTGGGCGACCCGTGGCCGCGCCCGCCGGCCGGTTGGCTGCCCGGTGACGAGGACCGGGCCCGGGACTACCTGGACCACACCGAGGTGGTGGTCTGGACGCCCCGGGTCACCGCCGGCCGGCCGTTGAGTTTCCAGCCGCTGCCCGACTTCACGCCGGTCCGGGACTCGCCCGACGAGTTCGACCAGGCGATCCGGTCGGCGGTGGAGGCGCTCGCGCCCCGGGCCGGGGTGGCCGGTACGACGAAACTCGCCCAGCAGGGCCGGGCGGTGCTCACCGAGGCGTTGCAGGCGTACGCGCGCAGCGGCATGCTCGGCCTGCCCGGCTTCACCGAGTTCCTCGCCGACCTGCCCGACGGGGTGAGCCGGATGGCCCGCGCGGAGAAGCTGGCCCACGAGGTGGCCGAGACGTTGAAGGCGGCGATGGTCACCGACCCGCTCTTCGGTGGCATCGGCGCTCCCGCCGACCCGGGCATGCTGCTCACTCCGACGCCCGGCCGACGGGCCCGGGTGTCGGTGGTGAGCTTCGTCGGGCTGACCTCCGACCAGCAGCGGCAGAGTTTCGTCAACCAGCTCCAGATGGCGTTGTTCGCCTGGATCCGGCGGCATCCGGCCGGGGACCGTCCGCTGGGCGGTCTGTTCGTGATGGACGAGGCGCAGACGCTCGCCCCGTCGACCGGTCACACGGCGTGCACGGCCAGCTCGATCGCGCTCGCCTCGCAGGCCCGCAAGTACGGGTTGGGGCTGGTCTTCGCCACCCAGGCCCCCAAGGGGCTGCACAACCAGATCTCCGGTAACGCGACCAGCCAGTTCTTCGGGTTGCTGAACTCCCCCGCGCAGATCGAGGCGGCCCGGGGGCTGGCGCAGGCCAAGGGCGGCCGGCTGCCGGACATCGGTCTGCTGGGCAGCGGGGAGTTCTACGCCGCCGGGGAGGGCAGCCCACTGGTCAAGGTACGGACGCCCATGTGCCTGAGCCACCACCCGTCCGCGCCGCTGAGCCCGGAGGAGGTGATCGCCCGGTCACGGTGA
- a CDS encoding endonuclease domain-containing protein, with protein sequence MTYAETAPWWTALPAYRVCQLAGVDPDHLELALDPLPADAPAVLRYRPPAGPHPAGQVAALLDATDRAAVALFPHWLPGADRLDGPGTLSVGAARALAAEVASRSRGFGPFLADLAERALRTAAAGHAHPTPPTGHTEAGPTTDHAGTGPTTDLSRPGTTKPLGRSGTTTDRWRAGRTDRARFPAEVRAAGLVRVLAEACDRRSVVLLVRVPDGFTPADEYALSAAAEWFVQHGRCAVWFTGAPLRTVDRLHTVTLPDPPDVTPAPPAPGPAPLDTTPPTPAPARVDPARPAAGTVGAAPAPPGPGAVDASGGAVRPPVGASGPAEPPSLRVPPRSGLPRADSAAEQTLERALARHGWAGGRHWNHTLTWHTLARPYRLDLFWPAEGLVVEVDGPEHRERVRYADDRHRDAQLQLLGHDVLRFTNDQVLTDVDAVVGTIRDLLAGRRAAGVRYEGTRHHVDR encoded by the coding sequence GTGACGTACGCGGAAACCGCTCCATGGTGGACGGCGCTGCCCGCGTACCGGGTCTGTCAACTGGCCGGGGTGGATCCGGACCACCTGGAACTCGCCCTGGACCCGTTGCCCGCCGACGCCCCGGCGGTGCTGCGGTACCGGCCGCCGGCCGGGCCGCATCCGGCGGGCCAGGTGGCCGCGCTCCTCGACGCGACGGACCGGGCCGCCGTCGCGCTGTTTCCCCACTGGCTGCCCGGCGCGGACCGGCTCGACGGCCCCGGGACACTGAGCGTCGGGGCGGCACGCGCGCTGGCCGCCGAGGTGGCGAGCCGGTCCCGTGGCTTCGGCCCGTTCCTGGCCGATCTGGCCGAGCGGGCCCTGCGTACCGCGGCAGCCGGCCACGCCCACCCCACGCCGCCGACCGGCCACACCGAAGCCGGGCCGACGACGGACCACGCCGGAACTGGGCCGACGACCGACCTGAGCCGGCCCGGGACGACGAAGCCCCTCGGCCGGTCCGGGACGACCACGGACCGGTGGCGGGCCGGCCGGACGGACCGGGCCCGCTTCCCCGCCGAGGTACGCGCCGCCGGTCTGGTCCGGGTTCTCGCCGAAGCCTGCGACCGCCGGTCGGTGGTCCTGCTGGTCCGGGTACCGGACGGGTTCACCCCGGCCGACGAGTACGCGCTGAGCGCCGCCGCCGAGTGGTTCGTCCAGCATGGACGGTGTGCGGTCTGGTTCACCGGGGCACCGCTGCGTACCGTGGACCGGCTCCACACGGTCACCCTGCCCGACCCGCCCGACGTGACACCGGCACCGCCGGCCCCCGGTCCCGCCCCGCTCGACACGACACCGCCGACCCCGGCCCCCGCCCGCGTCGATCCGGCACGGCCGGCCGCCGGCACCGTCGGTGCGGCACCGGCACCGCCGGGTCCCGGAGCGGTCGACGCGTCCGGTGGTGCCGTCCGGCCACCGGTCGGTGCTTCCGGGCCCGCTGAGCCGCCGTCCCTGCGGGTGCCGCCGCGCTCCGGGCTGCCGCGTGCCGACAGTGCCGCCGAGCAGACCCTGGAACGGGCGCTCGCCCGGCACGGGTGGGCCGGCGGCCGGCACTGGAACCACACCCTGACCTGGCACACCCTGGCCCGGCCGTACCGGCTCGACCTGTTCTGGCCCGCCGAGGGCCTGGTGGTGGAGGTGGACGGCCCGGAGCACCGGGAGCGGGTGCGGTACGCCGACGACCGGCACCGCGACGCCCAGCTCCAACTGCTCGGGCACGACGTGCTCCGGTTCACCAACGACCAGGTGCTCACCGACGTGGACGCGGTGGTGGGCACCATCCGGGACCTGCTGGCCGGACGACGCGCGGCCGGCGTGCGATACGAGGGGACGAGGCACCATGTCGACCGTTGA